Proteins from a genomic interval of Uloborus diversus isolate 005 chromosome 4, Udiv.v.3.1, whole genome shotgun sequence:
- the LOC129220976 gene encoding G-protein coupled receptor moody-like, with amino-acid sequence MNQSLEHPFWDNRPSSTSCIFAACFSIFFILVGCVGNGLTILALPRCRRLRNATTTFVVSLAIADFLFCIVCLPLTATRYIYEEWILGPQMCTLFPFFFYGNVAASLMSMTAITFNRFVLINCYPVYNKIYSRLNVAFMVATCWIFSYAILLPTLTGYWGRFGYDEASFSCTILKNKDGKSPKKFLFSFAFLLPTVTIVLCYSCIFYKVRSSALKVLSHDTPGDKRNSRFLPRKRDDIRVTCTMLASFCTFQICFLPLLIMNVFEEDIRYPILHILASVLAWMSACSNPFIYVLLNKHYREAYFQLLCSWKVLKANRSVQENGTFDSSRAHQLRTVYGEESKESQLSVSRDVAM; translated from the exons ATGAATCAAAGTCTTGAGCATCCATTTTGGGACAATCGACCATCAAGTACGTCATGCATCTTTGCAGCctgtttttctatatttttcatccTCGTCGGATGTGTCGGCAATGGACTGACGATCCTGGCTCTACCAAGGTGTCGACGTCTGAGAAACGCGACAACAACTTTCGTCGTCAGTTTGGCAATTGCAGACTTTTTGTTTTGTATCGTCTGTCTCCCGCTCACTGCCACACGTTACATTTATGAGGAATGGATTCTGGGTCCTCAGATGTGTACtttgtttccgttttttttctacGGCAACGTTGCTGCTTCTCTCATGTCGATGACAGCGATAACATTCAACAG GTTTGTGCTGATCAATTGTTATCCTGTGTATAACAAGATTTACAGTAGATTGAATGTGGCATTTATGGTCGCTACCTGTTGGATTTTCAGCTACGCCATCCTTCTGCCAACATTAACAGGCTACTGGGGCCGATTTGGCTACGATGAAGCATCCTTTTCTTGCACGATCTTGAAGAATAAAGACGGGAAATCGCCTAAAAAATTCCTGTTTTCTTTTGCCTTTCTTCTGCCAACAGTGACGATCGTGCTGTGCTATTCCTGTAtattttataaa GTCCGGAGCAGTGCTCTAAAAGTCCTGTCCCATGATACGCCTGGAGACAAACGAAATTCCAGGTTTCTACCACGGAAGCGGGATGACATCCGAGTCACTTGTACCATGCTTGCGAGCTTTTGTACTTTCCAAATCTGTTTTCTTCCTCTGCTGATTATGAACGTTTTCGAAGAAGATATCAG GTATCCCATACTGCACATTCTGGCCTCTGTTCTTGCATGGATGTCTGCTTGCTCCAACCCCTTCATTTATGTATTATTGAACAAGCATTACAGAGAAGCATACTTTCAGTTACTTTGCTCGTGGAAGGTTCTCAAGGCGAATAGAAGTGTTCAGGAAAACGGAACATTCGATTCTTCAAGGGCACATCAGTTACGAACAGTTTATGGTGAAGAAAGCAAAGAATCTCAATTATCTGTTTCCAGAGATGTTGCTATGTAA